DNA from Leptospira mayottensis 200901116:
TTCAAAAGGATATGTCCACGTATCGAGACGGTTACCTGGATTTGATAAATTCTCCTCACTCGTTTTCAAAAGTAGGGAGTTTTTCAGGAAACGCCGAACGTCTCAAATCGGTGATTCATTTCTAAAAAGAATTTTAGAATTTGCTCATAAACTTAGGCCATAGCAGTCCGTGCGATTCTAAAAAATCCACGGATCCGTTTCTCGATTTTTTATGGCTTGCTCCAACCGTATAGCCCTTCGTTGCATTCCGATAAAAAATTCAACAGATCCCTCTCTAAACTCTATGCATTCCTTCTAATATAACTTAACTTTTCGTAGAGGATCGAAATCGGTTGTTCAAATGTGGAAATTACCGCAAATCACGATTTTACGAACAAATTTTACAATTGTAGGAACTCCTACTTTTAGAAAATTCTTTCTCATTTTCTTATCGAACTCACGTTAATTTAACCTGAGCCGGCATAACAAATACGAAAGGGATTGTAGTGGAAATTCCGAAAGAATTTGAACGAAAAAACTTAATGAAACGCTTTTTAAGAAAGCGTTTCAAATTGCGAGCCATTTCAACTATGAAATTTGCGAACGATTCACCCAAACTTTTTCTACAAACCCACATTAAATTACAAAAGTTCTTCGATCTTTTAAGCGATATAAAATCAAGATTCATCAATCGAGATTACAGCAATTCCCGCATTTTACAAAATGTACCAGTAAACGAAACGCCAGAATCATGATCTTTTTCCCATTTGTCATCTTATCCGCTTCAATCGACAATATCGAAAAGAACGCGACTTACGTTTAAAAAAGTAAAGACCTCGTTTTCGTAGAAATTTTCAATCTATAGGAAGTAGATACGTTGTCTTGTGTTCCGTGAGAGGTTCGTAAATTTCCATTGATGCCCTCCCTTTTAGATCACAACCTCTTTCCTCGCAGGCTCTAAAAAGTTTCGGATAAACTTTGTAGATTCCGAGAAAGATGGAAAGAAAATTTTTCAAAGGAAATTCCGCAAAGATATATTTTCGAGAAGGAATGGTTCTTGTTTTAAGATCCAAAGAAAGTCCTTCGGGAACTTTTGACAATGGCTCCGCAAAAAGCGCACCTACTTCACATCGTAACTTTTCCTTCGGAACGTCATTTGGATTATCCAAATAAATGGAGAACAATTTAAAATCACGGATTCCTTTTTCGGGTAACTCCTTTTGAAGCACTTCAAAAATAAGACCTACGTTTCTATAATCACCAACTCTTTCATGAGAAAGAACGTAAAAAGGTCCTTTCGTTTCTTCTTGAATCCGAACTTGATCGAACGCACCCATGTAAAACAAAAAAACAACAAGCAACAATCCCAAAACTAAAATACTCAGCGCGAAAATTTTCATAAACCCTCAAAGAATTAAAATTAGAAAAAAAGGAACTATCAAACTCATATTTATATAGAACATGTAAGAGTATCTCTTAAAAATGGATCGTTTCTTTTTAAAAAGAAGTAGATCTTGGACAAGCAGGATTCCTGCAAGAAATAATAAGAAAAGAAGAAGGAATTCCGCGGAATCGTTTCTTTTGTAGGGAAAATCATGAAAGAATTTTAACCATCCCGAGCCCCTTACGAACAAACTTGCAAAAATCATAACTAAAAATAAATTCCACGGAATCAGTATCATGAGCCCAAAAGCAGAGCGATGATCGTATTCCCATAAAAGTCGAAACGATCTTATCTCACTGGATATTCTCTCCTGTAAACCTGAAGCCAAAATATCAAATAAATAGAATATTCGAAAAGATCCCTCCCGATAAGAATCCTCTAAATGAATCTGAAGGGCATCCTTCATTTTTTTAGAATGAGAAGCAGGATACACAACTTGAATGAGGATTTGAAAATATCGAAAAATCATTTTTAATTTCCTAAAAGCTTCAACTTTTTCGCTTTTTTTAAGGCTACTTCTAACTTTTTAAGTTCATAAACGAGTATTTCTTTTCCATCGGAAGTGATCTCGTAGTAAAGCCTTCTTGGATCATCATTTTCCAGCATTTTTCTCTTCGAATATCGAATCCAACCAAAACCGCGAATCGACTCCAAGGTTCTATACAAAGTTCCAGGTCCAAGGCGAAAACTTCCTTCCGAAGAAGTCTCTATCGATTTTCCAATTCCATATCCGTGTTGTGGTCCCTCCGCTAAAGAAAGGAGAATATGAAACATTGCAGGAGTAATCCCTTTTGCTTCAACGGATTCCTCTTTGGTTGTCATATATCCATTATAGATATATCTAACTCGGACTCAAGCATTTTTCAAAAGGAATTCCGCTATCGTTCTCTATTTGCAACGAAAGCTTCTTAAGCGACCCTTCAAA
Protein-coding regions in this window:
- a CDS encoding PadR family transcriptional regulator, coding for MTTKEESVEAKGITPAMFHILLSLAEGPQHGYGIGKSIETSSEGSFRLGPGTLYRTLESIRGFGWIRYSKRKMLENDDPRRLYYEITSDGKEILVYELKKLEVALKKAKKLKLLGN
- a CDS encoding GyrI-like domain-containing protein yields the protein MKIFALSILVLGLLLVVFLFYMGAFDQVRIQEETKGPFYVLSHERVGDYRNVGLIFEVLQKELPEKGIRDFKLFSIYLDNPNDVPKEKLRCEVGALFAEPLSKVPEGLSLDLKTRTIPSRKYIFAEFPLKNFLSIFLGIYKVYPKLFRACEERGCDLKGRASMEIYEPLTEHKTTYLLPID